The following proteins are encoded in a genomic region of Burkholderia diffusa:
- a CDS encoding ISNCY family transposase, whose product MQPAGLVTLTMRELDRLKVIQAVVDTGLKPGRAAERLGLSVRQVERLIIRYREQGASGVASGRRGRPGNRKLDDGLALRALTVIRERYADFGPTLACEKLWECHGIRLAKETVRKLMMDAGLWIPRRQRPPKVYQPRARRACLGELIQIDGSDHRWFEERAPACTLLVYVDDATSRLMMLHFTQTESTFSYFEATRAYLERHGKPVAFYSDKYSVFRNTSAGKTGQSVTHFGRAMYELNIDTFCANSSSAKGRVERAHLTLQDRLVKELRLRGISTVADANAYAPSFIATYNARFGKPPRSGFDAHRPLRSDEDLDLLLTWRETRRVTKALTVQYDRVLYLLDDTPGNRAWIHRDVEVWEYPDGRIEIRAAGQILAAQSYDRLAEVDQGAIVDHKRLSHALQVAQAFQAQRDSRRIGTAPSRTHRGLPVRENEAQPGTKKPRRFTAADMEAAILEVASKAGTERRSATARG is encoded by the coding sequence ATGCAGCCAGCCGGATTGGTGACACTGACGATGCGAGAGCTTGATCGACTCAAGGTAATCCAGGCCGTGGTGGACACGGGCTTGAAGCCTGGGCGTGCGGCTGAACGGCTGGGCCTGAGCGTGCGCCAGGTGGAACGGCTGATCATCCGATATCGAGAGCAAGGAGCCAGCGGCGTAGCTTCGGGCCGTCGCGGCCGGCCGGGCAACCGCAAGCTCGACGACGGGCTGGCGTTACGTGCCCTGACCGTTATTCGCGAGCGCTACGCCGATTTCGGGCCGACGCTGGCGTGCGAGAAGCTCTGGGAGTGCCACGGCATTCGGCTGGCCAAGGAGACGGTCAGGAAGCTGATGATGGACGCTGGGCTTTGGATTCCGCGTCGACAGCGGCCGCCGAAGGTGTATCAGCCACGAGCCCGACGCGCGTGCCTGGGCGAACTGATCCAGATCGACGGCAGCGATCATCGGTGGTTCGAGGAACGGGCGCCGGCCTGCACGCTGCTGGTGTATGTGGACGACGCGACGAGTCGGTTGATGATGCTGCATTTCACGCAGACCGAATCGACCTTCAGCTACTTCGAGGCCACGCGGGCATATCTGGAGCGCCATGGTAAGCCGGTAGCGTTCTACAGCGACAAATACAGCGTGTTCCGCAATACGAGCGCCGGCAAGACCGGCCAGAGCGTCACGCACTTCGGCCGCGCGATGTATGAGTTGAACATCGACACGTTCTGCGCAAACAGTAGCTCGGCCAAGGGGCGTGTCGAGCGTGCGCACCTGACGCTGCAGGACCGATTGGTCAAGGAGCTACGATTGCGCGGCATCAGCACAGTCGCGGATGCCAACGCTTATGCGCCCTCCTTCATCGCTACGTATAACGCGCGCTTCGGGAAGCCGCCGCGCAGCGGCTTTGATGCGCATCGGCCGCTGCGATCCGACGAGGATCTGGACCTGCTGCTGACCTGGCGTGAGACACGCCGGGTCACGAAGGCGTTGACGGTGCAATACGACCGGGTGCTGTACCTGCTGGACGATACGCCGGGGAATCGAGCGTGGATACATCGCGACGTCGAGGTGTGGGAGTACCCGGATGGTCGGATCGAAATCCGAGCAGCCGGTCAGATATTGGCAGCTCAGTCCTATGACCGGCTGGCCGAGGTCGATCAAGGCGCCATCGTGGACCACAAGCGGCTAAGTCACGCGCTGCAAGTGGCACAAGCGTTTCAGGCGCAGCGCGACAGCCGGCGGATCGGAACCGCGCCGTCGCGAACGCATCGAGGGCTGCCGGTGCGGGAGAACGAAGCGCAACCTGGCACCAAGAAGCCGCGCCGGTTCACGGCGGCTGACATGGAGGCGGCGATTCTGGAGGTCGCATCAAAAGCAGGAACTGAGCGGCGGTCTGCCACGGCCCGCGGATGA
- a CDS encoding 2-hydroxyacid dehydrogenase, translating to MPDNNRTRLLVARRVPAAVAARAESEFNAYVTDADMDASSVVEFCNRYETPAVLIGKKSGLQAEHIAALPPSVKIIANASAGYDHMDVAAARARGIAVSNAPDALTDCTADFTMLLALAACRRASEYERIVRAGWGKSFGMTDMLGTRVNGKTLGIVGFGRIGRAVAQRARGFGMKIVYTDRRPAPPEIEAGARYCADLDTLLPQCDILTLHVPGGGTPLMTRREFGLLRDGAVFVNAARGSLVDEDALYDALTSHRLFAAGLDVYRNEPNIDPRFAALDNVFLSPHMASATVETRDQMGFTALDNVAAVLDGKGAPNAL from the coding sequence ATGCCTGACAACAATCGCACCCGCCTGTTGGTTGCGCGACGCGTTCCCGCCGCAGTCGCCGCACGCGCAGAATCCGAATTCAACGCGTATGTAACGGACGCCGACATGGACGCGTCGTCCGTCGTCGAGTTCTGCAATCGCTACGAGACGCCGGCGGTGCTGATCGGCAAGAAATCGGGGCTGCAGGCCGAGCACATCGCAGCATTGCCACCGAGCGTGAAGATCATCGCGAACGCGAGCGCCGGGTACGACCACATGGACGTCGCCGCCGCACGCGCACGCGGAATCGCGGTCAGCAACGCCCCCGATGCGCTGACCGACTGCACGGCCGATTTCACGATGCTGCTGGCGCTGGCCGCGTGCCGGCGTGCATCGGAGTACGAGCGTATCGTGCGCGCGGGGTGGGGAAAGTCGTTCGGCATGACCGACATGCTCGGCACGCGCGTGAACGGCAAGACGCTCGGAATCGTCGGTTTCGGGCGGATCGGCCGCGCGGTCGCGCAGCGCGCGCGCGGTTTCGGGATGAAGATCGTCTATACCGACCGACGTCCCGCACCGCCCGAGATCGAGGCCGGCGCGCGCTATTGCGCGGATCTCGACACGCTGCTCCCGCAGTGCGACATCCTCACGCTGCACGTGCCCGGCGGCGGCACGCCGTTGATGACCCGCCGCGAATTCGGCTTACTGCGCGACGGTGCCGTGTTCGTGAATGCGGCACGCGGCAGTCTCGTCGACGAGGATGCGCTGTACGACGCGTTGACCTCGCATCGGCTGTTCGCCGCGGGGCTCGACGTTTACCGGAACGAACCCAACATCGATCCGCGCTTTGCCGCGCTCGACAATGTGTTTCTGTCGCCGCACATGGCGAGCGCGACCGTCGAGACGCGCGACCAGATGGGGTTTACCGCGCTCGACAACGTCGCGGCGGTGCTTGACGGGAAGGGGGCGCCGAACGCGCTGTGA
- a CDS encoding MFS transporter: MREFDAHAGAARRSRVRYGVLSMLLVATVLNYVDRSALGIVAPALSKDLALTRVQMGELFAVFGLAYSIALLPAGALADLLGSRIAYALSLVGWSLATLTQGLAHGYHMLLGSRLAMGALEAPAFPSNARAVTMWFPVQERGFATSVYVMGQYIGTPLFTGLLLWISSAFGWRTVFFTTGAFGILFSVVWYRLYRDPSRHPRVNAAELQYITEGQPVVTARDRFDWRMALRLLGYRQILAICLGKFCNNTLLVFFTTWFMTYLVEERHMSMIKVGFFQAMPFIGATLGILIAGYLSDLCIRRGVSMSSSRKAPLVIGTFLGASIVLVNFVQSNALVIAILTVAFFAQGIGSMSWAAVSEIAPKRYVGLTSSITSLAANIAAATTPLMIGYVTQHTGNFFWALNLMGAICLLGTLSYSVLLGKLSRIEL, from the coding sequence ATGCGCGAGTTCGACGCGCACGCAGGCGCCGCCAGGCGATCGCGGGTGCGCTATGGCGTGCTGTCGATGCTGCTGGTGGCCACCGTCCTCAACTACGTCGATCGCTCCGCGCTCGGCATCGTCGCTCCAGCGTTGTCGAAGGATCTCGCGCTTACCCGCGTGCAGATGGGCGAACTGTTCGCGGTGTTCGGCCTCGCATACTCTATCGCGCTGCTGCCGGCTGGCGCGCTCGCCGACCTGCTCGGCTCGCGCATCGCGTATGCGCTGTCGCTCGTCGGCTGGTCGCTGGCCACGCTTACGCAAGGGCTCGCGCATGGCTACCACATGCTGCTCGGCTCGCGGCTAGCGATGGGCGCGCTCGAAGCGCCCGCGTTTCCGTCGAACGCGCGCGCCGTGACGATGTGGTTTCCGGTCCAGGAGCGCGGCTTCGCGACGAGCGTATACGTGATGGGTCAGTACATCGGCACGCCGCTCTTCACCGGGCTGCTGCTGTGGATCTCATCCGCGTTCGGCTGGCGTACCGTGTTCTTCACGACCGGCGCGTTCGGCATTCTGTTCAGCGTCGTCTGGTACCGGCTCTATCGCGATCCGTCGCGCCATCCACGCGTCAACGCGGCCGAGCTGCAGTACATCACCGAAGGGCAGCCGGTAGTGACGGCGCGCGACCGATTCGACTGGCGCATGGCGCTGCGCCTGCTCGGCTACAGGCAGATCCTCGCGATCTGTCTCGGCAAGTTCTGCAACAACACGCTGCTGGTGTTCTTCACGACCTGGTTCATGACCTACCTTGTCGAGGAACGGCACATGTCGATGATCAAGGTCGGTTTCTTCCAAGCGATGCCGTTCATCGGCGCGACGCTCGGGATCCTTATCGCCGGCTATTTGTCTGATCTCTGCATCCGGCGCGGCGTATCAATGTCGTCGTCGCGCAAGGCGCCCCTCGTGATCGGCACCTTCCTCGGCGCATCGATCGTGCTTGTCAATTTCGTGCAGTCGAACGCGCTGGTGATCGCGATCCTGACCGTCGCGTTCTTCGCACAGGGAATCGGTTCGATGTCGTGGGCTGCGGTGTCCGAGATCGCGCCGAAACGCTATGTCGGGCTCACCAGCAGCATCACGAGCCTCGCCGCGAATATCGCAGCCGCGACCACGCCGCTGATGATTGGCTACGTGACGCAGCACACCGGCAACTTTTTCTGGGCGCTGAACCTGATGGGTGCGATCTGCCTCCTCGGCACGCTGTCGTACTCGGTGCTGCTCGGCAAGCTGTCGCGCATCGAGCTCTGA
- a CDS encoding VOC family protein, protein MIEFKWDHLQLCSADAEATAAWFARCLNAEIVRRPGRVDLRIGAINLFITALPDACPAIVPDGARMQGIDHLGVLVEDLDAAYAHLVDNGAEIVQPVTRIRAGVRGCFVRAPGDILVEVLERRPAEMTFN, encoded by the coding sequence ATGATCGAATTCAAATGGGATCACCTGCAACTCTGCTCGGCTGATGCCGAGGCCACCGCCGCGTGGTTCGCGCGCTGCCTGAACGCCGAAATCGTGCGGCGCCCCGGCCGCGTCGACCTGCGGATCGGGGCGATCAACCTCTTCATCACGGCGCTGCCGGACGCATGTCCGGCGATCGTGCCGGACGGCGCGCGCATGCAAGGGATCGACCACTTGGGCGTGCTGGTCGAGGATCTGGATGCGGCTTACGCGCATCTAGTCGACAACGGCGCAGAGATCGTCCAGCCCGTCACGCGGATCCGCGCCGGCGTGCGCGGCTGTTTCGTGCGCGCGCCCGGCGACATCCTAGTCGAGGTGCTCGAGCGGCGCCCGGCCGAGATGACATTCAACTGA
- a CDS encoding citrate/2-methylcitrate synthase: MQNWITLTEAARRLGVRAQTVYAYASRGSIAVMQDPDDPRKSLYRTEDVVALCRKKQVGRKRAALAASTIFGAEPCIYSGITTFSKGRAWYRGRDSIELADTATLEETAALLWQATAPVSFDAPVIVLPPGERDRQCAFTMLATLAAFGHSTLGRLDSALHIEAGQLVAIVSRAFGAHDDAGASPLHAHQRLAAGWGLDSHGADLLRRALVLAADHEITSSAFAARITASTGASLAGCLLTGLATLSGPLHGDASGRVRAVFDDVQRLGAECVVDHHLKSAIPIPGFGHHLYPDGDPRAAALLARLDPPAELARFVSKVTKLTGQRPTIDVALATLSVQLQLPRDAAFGLFSIARSVGLLAHCIEQLRVGKVIRPRSRYTGPTLDDRHLRPAADEDGKQTEAGVIDKNRLFKVVG, translated from the coding sequence ATGCAGAACTGGATCACCCTGACGGAAGCGGCACGGCGGCTCGGCGTGCGGGCGCAGACCGTCTACGCGTACGCGAGCCGCGGCAGCATTGCGGTGATGCAGGATCCCGACGATCCGCGCAAGAGCCTGTATCGGACCGAGGATGTGGTCGCGCTGTGCCGCAAGAAACAGGTCGGCCGCAAGCGAGCGGCGCTCGCGGCCAGCACGATCTTTGGCGCCGAGCCGTGCATCTACAGCGGCATCACCACGTTCTCGAAAGGCCGCGCATGGTATCGCGGCCGCGACAGCATTGAACTCGCGGATACCGCGACGCTCGAGGAAACGGCTGCGCTGCTCTGGCAGGCCACCGCGCCGGTGTCGTTCGACGCGCCGGTGATCGTGCTGCCGCCCGGCGAGCGCGACCGGCAATGTGCGTTCACGATGCTCGCGACGCTGGCCGCGTTTGGCCATTCGACGCTCGGTCGGCTCGACAGCGCGCTGCACATCGAGGCCGGGCAGCTCGTCGCGATCGTGTCGCGCGCGTTCGGCGCGCACGACGATGCCGGCGCAAGCCCGCTTCACGCCCATCAGCGGCTTGCCGCAGGCTGGGGCCTCGACAGCCATGGCGCAGACCTGTTGCGCCGCGCGTTGGTGCTAGCCGCCGATCACGAGATCACGAGTTCTGCATTCGCCGCGCGCATCACCGCATCGACCGGCGCGTCGCTGGCGGGTTGCCTGCTGACGGGACTCGCGACGTTATCGGGGCCGCTGCACGGCGACGCGTCGGGACGCGTGCGTGCGGTGTTCGACGACGTGCAGCGATTGGGTGCCGAGTGCGTCGTCGATCATCACCTGAAGTCCGCGATCCCCATTCCCGGTTTCGGCCATCATCTTTACCCCGACGGAGATCCTCGTGCGGCCGCGCTGCTCGCGCGACTCGATCCGCCCGCCGAACTCGCGCGCTTCGTCAGCAAGGTTACGAAACTCACCGGCCAGCGGCCGACCATCGATGTCGCGCTAGCAACGCTGTCGGTTCAGCTTCAGCTGCCACGCGATGCGGCGTTCGGCCTGTTCTCGATCGCGCGCAGCGTCGGGCTGCTCGCACACTGCATCGAGCAACTGCGCGTCGGCAAGGTGATCCGGCCGCGCAGCCGCTATACGGGTCCGACGCTCGACGATCGGCATCTGCGGCCCGCCGCTGACGAAGACGGCAAACAGACAGAAGCCGGCGTGATCGACAAGAACCGCCTGTTCAAGGTGGTGGGATAA
- a CDS encoding winged helix-turn-helix transcriptional regulator, which yields MDKEIPCDEPCPIARSLAVFGDAWSLLILRDAHAGLTRFDQFRKSLGIAPTILSRRLAKLTEEDMLEKRLYSENPPREEYVLTAAGRDVLPALFMIGAWGREHRGGGDLVRFLDAEAGTEIKPVAVDENTGARIGSRPIRVISPG from the coding sequence ATGGACAAGGAAATTCCCTGCGATGAACCGTGCCCGATCGCGCGCAGTCTGGCCGTGTTCGGCGACGCGTGGAGTCTGTTGATCCTGCGGGATGCCCATGCGGGGCTTACCCGCTTTGACCAGTTCCGCAAAAGCCTCGGCATTGCTCCGACGATCCTTTCTCGGCGGCTCGCGAAGCTGACGGAGGAAGACATGCTGGAGAAGCGGCTGTATTCGGAGAACCCTCCGCGAGAGGAATATGTCCTGACTGCGGCCGGACGTGACGTTTTGCCGGCGCTCTTCATGATTGGCGCGTGGGGACGCGAGCACCGTGGTGGCGGTGACCTAGTGCGTTTCCTCGATGCCGAAGCCGGGACGGAAATCAAGCCGGTGGCCGTTGATGAGAATACGGGCGCCCGGATAGGATCACGCCCGATACGAGTCATTTCTCCAGGCTAA
- a CDS encoding oxidoreductase, translated as MSTNDMRVAIVTGASSGIGRATALALGQAGYRVFGTSRKAYPVSADGITMLACDVTDDDSVRNMVTEVVGAVGRIDLLVNNAGIGLFGAAEESSAAQAGALFDVNVFGVLRVTNAVLPEMRRQKRGRIINMSSVLGLVPSPYSALYASTKHAVEGYSESLDHELRTRGIRVVLVEPAVTRTSFEDNTIRPDRELPVYDSDRARIHALLPAMIAAGDAPEIVAATVLKAATEIAPKRRYTAGKQASQVRFLRRYLPESFVDKAIRKFNRLPA; from the coding sequence ATGAGCACGAACGACATGCGTGTGGCCATCGTGACCGGGGCGTCCTCCGGCATTGGACGGGCCACGGCCTTGGCCCTCGGGCAGGCGGGTTACCGTGTATTCGGAACCAGCCGCAAGGCATATCCCGTAAGCGCCGATGGCATCACGATGCTGGCGTGCGACGTGACCGACGACGACTCCGTACGAAATATGGTTACCGAAGTAGTGGGAGCAGTTGGAAGGATCGACCTGCTGGTCAACAACGCAGGCATCGGCCTGTTCGGCGCCGCCGAAGAGTCGTCTGCCGCACAGGCCGGGGCGCTATTCGATGTCAATGTGTTCGGCGTGCTTCGCGTCACCAACGCGGTTCTGCCGGAGATGCGTCGCCAGAAGCGGGGGCGGATCATCAACATGAGTTCCGTGCTGGGTCTGGTCCCGTCGCCCTACAGCGCCCTGTACGCGTCGACGAAGCATGCGGTGGAGGGCTACTCCGAATCGCTGGACCACGAGTTGCGCACGCGTGGCATCCGCGTCGTGCTGGTGGAACCTGCCGTGACCCGTACGTCGTTCGAGGACAACACGATCAGGCCGGACCGCGAGTTGCCCGTCTACGATTCGGATCGCGCCCGGATTCATGCGCTGTTACCAGCCATGATCGCAGCGGGTGATGCTCCAGAGATCGTCGCCGCCACGGTGCTCAAGGCCGCGACAGAGATCGCGCCGAAGCGGCGATACACCGCAGGCAAACAGGCCAGTCAGGTGCGTTTTCTGCGCCGCTATCTGCCTGAGTCCTTCGTGGACAAAGCCATTCGTAAATTCAATCGATTGCCGGCATAA
- a CDS encoding acyltransferase family protein → MSPPPRNPLIDALRGVSILLVLLHHFNIAYVLRDTAVSRAFGWDAVHAVVRNGNYGVTMFFVISGYLITSNARRRWGCLAAIDARTFYVSRIARIMPCLLLLLVLVNGLAAAGVPMFSNHAPLGVPVSFWLVNFASLTFWMNVLIGSYGWVNYALGVLWSLSVEEVFYLSFPLLCIALRRDGRLLAFWAFVVAIGPLYRATHSSDEGGFLYAYFACFDGIAIGCCTALLADRPLWRAVTMRTTQWLTVAGMAVLYLAWPIAQSHVFGVTGIALGTAVLLINAHASGAAGNVRLLAPLRWSGKLSYELYLFHLVVLGGLRTLYPPLATQGNEKLLLLGVYLVLSAAVSTLIARGYATPLDRFVKRKWLRASAQVPDGARV, encoded by the coding sequence GTGAGCCCGCCCCCCCGCAATCCGCTGATCGACGCGCTGCGCGGCGTGTCGATCCTGCTCGTTTTGCTGCATCACTTCAACATAGCGTACGTATTGCGCGATACGGCCGTCTCACGCGCATTCGGCTGGGACGCCGTGCATGCCGTTGTCAGGAACGGCAACTATGGCGTCACGATGTTCTTCGTCATCTCCGGCTACCTGATCACGTCAAACGCACGGCGCCGATGGGGCTGTCTCGCCGCAATCGATGCGCGAACATTTTATGTGTCGCGAATCGCGCGCATCATGCCGTGCCTGCTCCTGTTGCTCGTCCTCGTCAACGGGCTTGCGGCGGCCGGCGTGCCGATGTTCAGCAATCATGCGCCGCTCGGCGTGCCGGTGTCGTTCTGGCTCGTCAATTTCGCGTCGTTGACCTTCTGGATGAACGTGCTGATCGGCTCATACGGCTGGGTCAATTACGCGCTCGGCGTGCTGTGGTCGCTGTCGGTCGAAGAGGTGTTCTACCTGTCGTTTCCACTGCTTTGCATCGCGCTGCGCCGCGATGGGCGACTGCTCGCGTTCTGGGCGTTCGTCGTCGCGATTGGCCCGTTATATCGGGCGACGCATTCTAGCGACGAAGGCGGCTTCCTGTACGCGTACTTCGCGTGCTTCGACGGAATCGCGATCGGCTGCTGTACAGCGCTGCTGGCCGACCGGCCTCTGTGGCGCGCAGTCACGATGCGCACAACGCAATGGCTGACGGTCGCCGGAATGGCCGTTCTCTATCTTGCCTGGCCCATCGCGCAAAGCCACGTCTTCGGCGTGACCGGCATCGCACTCGGCACGGCCGTGCTGCTGATCAACGCGCACGCGAGCGGTGCTGCCGGAAACGTTCGCCTGCTGGCGCCGCTACGCTGGAGCGGCAAACTCAGCTACGAGCTTTATCTGTTCCATCTCGTTGTGCTCGGCGGACTTCGCACGCTGTATCCACCATTGGCGACGCAAGGTAATGAGAAGCTGCTGTTACTCGGCGTTTATCTGGTGCTGTCGGCTGCCGTGAGCACACTGATCGCGCGAGGCTATGCGACACCGCTCGATCGCTTTGTTAAGCGGAAGTGGCTTCGCGCCTCGGCGCAAGTTCCGGACGGCGCTCGCGTTTGA
- a CDS encoding tyrosine-type recombinase/integrase: protein MESENVVVRHCVPWNKGKLTGQKPPLKLREIWAIRTRLQIASNLRELAMFNLAIDSKLRACDLTRLLVQDVRHGSHVASRATIMQQKTQRPVQFEITEQTRESLEAWIEARGLKAADFLFPSRSHTSPHLSTRQYARLVHRWIASIGLDDTAYGTHTMRRTKASLIYRRTKNLRAVQLLFGHTKLESTVRYLGIEVDDALEMAEQTEV from the coding sequence ATGGAATCCGAGAATGTCGTCGTTCGTCACTGTGTGCCATGGAACAAGGGCAAGCTTACCGGGCAGAAGCCGCCGTTAAAGCTCCGAGAAATCTGGGCGATTCGGACGCGACTTCAAATAGCGTCGAACCTTCGTGAGCTCGCGATGTTTAATCTCGCAATTGATAGCAAGCTCCGAGCGTGCGATCTTACGCGGTTGCTGGTCCAAGATGTCCGCCACGGAAGCCACGTGGCGTCCAGAGCGACAATCATGCAGCAGAAGACCCAGCGGCCGGTGCAATTCGAGATCACGGAACAGACCCGTGAGAGCCTCGAAGCTTGGATCGAAGCGCGAGGACTGAAGGCGGCGGATTTTCTGTTCCCGAGCCGGTCGCACACGTCACCGCATCTGTCGACGCGGCAATATGCCCGGCTGGTACATCGTTGGATTGCATCGATTGGCCTTGACGATACTGCATACGGAACCCATACGATGCGACGCACAAAAGCTTCACTGATCTACCGGCGGACGAAGAACCTCCGGGCGGTGCAGTTGCTGTTCGGACACACGAAGCTGGAAAGCACGGTTCGCTATCTCGGCATCGAGGTCGACGATGCCCTTGAGATGGCGGAGCAGACGGAGGTTTGA
- a CDS encoding IS1182 family transposase, translating into MGRFVEGANRNQATLLPECLEDFIAEDNPVRIVDAFVDELDLASMGFEGTTPANTGRPSYHPAVLLKLYIYGYLNRVQSSRRLERECQRNVELMWLTGRLAPDFKTIAEFRRNNGVGIRNVCRRFVVICRDLKLFTQAVVAIDGSKFKAVNSRDNNFTPNKIARRQEQIEQTIQRYLDALETADRTQPVEVEAKTERLREKIQTLREQMRELDRAAELLNDLPEKQVSLIDPDSRSMMSQAKGTGVVGYNVQVAVDTKHHLIVTHEVTNVGSDRAQLSPMAKAAREAMGKKKLKALADRGYFNATEIKACDDAGIAALVPKTQTSGAKADGRFDRAEFIYIARDDQYLCPAGQRAIYRYTSFEGANLLELRTYWSSACPKCPMKSQCTPADYRRIRRWEREAVLEAMQSRLDRQLDAMTIRRRTVEHVFGTLKHWMGSTHFQTRCLGHVAAEMSLHVLAYNLKRVIRILGFAKTMRAMKLAGA; encoded by the coding sequence ATGGGGCGATTTGTCGAAGGTGCAAACCGCAATCAGGCAACGCTGCTGCCGGAATGTCTCGAAGACTTTATCGCCGAAGACAATCCCGTGCGGATAGTTGATGCATTCGTCGACGAGCTCGATCTGGCTTCGATGGGATTCGAGGGCACCACGCCTGCGAATACGGGCCGACCGTCTTACCATCCGGCCGTTCTGCTCAAACTCTACATCTACGGCTATCTAAACCGCGTGCAGTCGAGCCGACGTCTGGAGCGCGAGTGCCAGCGTAATGTCGAACTGATGTGGTTGACCGGGCGCCTCGCGCCGGACTTCAAGACAATCGCCGAGTTCAGACGCAACAACGGCGTCGGCATTCGCAATGTATGTCGGCGCTTCGTGGTGATATGCCGCGACTTGAAGCTCTTCACGCAAGCAGTCGTTGCCATCGACGGCAGCAAGTTCAAGGCCGTCAACAGCCGCGATAACAACTTCACGCCCAACAAGATCGCTAGGCGTCAGGAACAGATCGAACAGACCATTCAGCGTTATCTGGATGCTCTGGAGACGGCGGATCGCACGCAGCCAGTCGAGGTGGAAGCCAAAACCGAACGGCTAAGAGAAAAGATCCAGACGCTGCGCGAGCAGATGCGGGAACTGGATCGAGCCGCAGAACTGTTGAATGACTTACCGGAAAAACAGGTCTCGCTGATTGATCCCGACTCGCGCTCGATGATGTCGCAGGCAAAAGGCACCGGCGTGGTGGGCTACAACGTTCAGGTGGCTGTTGATACGAAGCATCACCTCATCGTGACACATGAAGTGACGAACGTCGGTAGTGACCGCGCGCAGCTAAGCCCAATGGCCAAAGCCGCGCGCGAAGCGATGGGCAAGAAGAAGCTCAAGGCACTGGCCGATCGTGGATACTTCAATGCAACGGAAATCAAGGCTTGCGACGACGCGGGTATTGCGGCGCTGGTACCGAAAACACAGACATCAGGTGCAAAGGCGGATGGACGGTTCGACCGGGCCGAATTCATCTATATCGCCAGAGATGATCAGTACCTGTGCCCAGCAGGTCAACGTGCGATATACCGATACACCTCCTTCGAAGGCGCAAATCTGCTGGAGCTGCGAACGTACTGGAGTAGCGCTTGCCCGAAGTGCCCGATGAAAAGCCAGTGCACGCCGGCAGACTACAGACGCATCCGACGATGGGAACGCGAGGCGGTGCTTGAGGCAATGCAGTCAAGACTGGATCGCCAGCTTGACGCCATGACGATACGGCGCCGGACGGTCGAACACGTGTTCGGCACACTCAAACACTGGATGGGCTCAACCCACTTCCAGACTCGCTGTTTGGGCCATGTTGCGGCCGAAATGAGTTTGCATGTACTGGCCTACAACCTCAAGCGGGTGATCAGGATACTCGGATTCGCAAAGACGATGCGAGCGATGAAGCTGGCAGGCGCGTGA
- a CDS encoding DMT family transporter — translation MNSSTALASKSVGYWNGIACCLVATILFGVMFPVMTDALRYIDPFTFTSFRYLIAGVAFVVLLLQREGIGALRADGKSLLIAWLLGSIGFCGFGSFVFLGQQLAGEQGALSASIMMATQPMMGLLLNAFVRRSAPPLPSFLFVVVSFTGVALVITRGDLRTAVLAPQHYAASGLIVLGALCWVVYTFGSAYFTRWSALKYTTITTWLGLSTIVGVNVLLIVTHAIPAPTLAALRTITPHLIYMGPIAGFAAILCWISGNRILGPMNGVLFMDVVPITAFTVSALTGVMPGGAQVLGAAMTASALVLNNLYLRRRSQRMAVSALT, via the coding sequence ATGAATTCATCGACCGCTTTGGCTTCAAAGTCTGTCGGCTATTGGAACGGGATTGCTTGCTGCCTCGTCGCCACAATTCTGTTTGGTGTGATGTTTCCCGTCATGACTGATGCGCTACGTTACATCGATCCTTTTACATTTACTTCATTCCGGTACCTAATCGCGGGCGTGGCCTTTGTCGTCCTATTGCTGCAACGGGAAGGAATCGGTGCGTTACGAGCAGATGGCAAGTCGCTGCTGATTGCCTGGTTGCTTGGTTCGATTGGCTTCTGCGGGTTCGGATCGTTTGTCTTTCTGGGGCAGCAGTTAGCTGGAGAACAAGGGGCACTTAGCGCGTCTATCATGATGGCCACGCAACCGATGATGGGGTTGCTCCTCAATGCGTTCGTGCGGAGATCCGCGCCCCCGCTTCCTTCATTTCTATTCGTTGTCGTCTCGTTCACGGGTGTCGCCCTCGTCATCACGCGGGGTGATCTGCGGACTGCGGTGCTCGCTCCGCAACACTACGCGGCAAGCGGCCTCATCGTTCTGGGTGCACTCTGTTGGGTTGTTTACACTTTCGGCTCCGCGTACTTCACACGCTGGTCGGCGCTCAAATACACGACAATTACGACATGGCTGGGATTGAGCACGATTGTCGGCGTGAACGTGCTGCTCATCGTGACGCACGCAATACCCGCTCCCACGCTCGCAGCACTTCGGACGATCACGCCGCACCTGATTTACATGGGCCCGATCGCGGGTTTTGCGGCGATTCTCTGTTGGATTTCTGGTAACAGGATTCTCGGACCGATGAATGGAGTGCTGTTCATGGACGTGGTGCCGATTACTGCATTTACCGTGTCGGCATTGACAGGAGTTATGCCAGGCGGAGCACAGGTACTCGGCGCCGCGATGACCGCGTCTGCATTGGTTCTCAACAACCTGTATTTGCGCCGACGCTCCCAACGAATGGCGGTGTCCGCGCTGACCTGA